From the genome of Phycicoccus duodecadis:
GCACCGGGGCCAGGCGCCCCGGTGTCCAGGCCCGGGCGTCCGGATGCGAAGCCTCACCGGCGGTCGCGACCACGACCCGTACCCGCAGCCCCGCCCGGTGGGCGGCCGCCACGAAGGCGCCGACGGCCAGGGTCTCGTCGTCGGGATGCGCAGCCAGCACGAGGAGCTTGTCGTAGCGATCGCGCAGCCCGTCGACGTCCACGAGCGGGGCGGTCCACCACAGGGGGTCGGCCAGCCACACCGGCTCGGGCGTGCCGGGGTCGGCGTGGTGGAAGCGCGGAGGGCCCCCGGTCATCGGTCCTCCCGTGGTCCGAGCACGAGGCCGCCCAAGGCCGCCAGGTCACGCTCGGCATGGTGCTGGCGCAGGTAGACCGTGAGGTCGGCGACCCGCCGGGCGTGGCTTTCGACCTGGGTCAGCGGGGCCGGGCCCAGCCCGTGCCCCACGACCCGCAGCACCTCCTCGGCCGCGTCGGCGACGACGGCCCGTACCCGGGCCGCGAGCAGCACCCCGGCCGGACCGTCCGCCCGGCCGGCGGCGATGGCGGCGGCGGCGTCCCGCAGCGAGAGGAGGGCGGCGTGCAGCGCCCGGTCGGTGGTGCCCAGGTGCAGCAGGGCCACCTGGTCGGGCGGACGGCGACCGGCCGCGGTGGTCAGGGCGCCGGCGAGCGCCGCGGCCGCGCCGAACCACACCGCCGCCACCCCGATGCCGCCCCACGCGAACCCGGGACGGGCGAGGTACCAGCCGGGGCCGCCGACGGGCACGGCCGGCACGCCGGCGAGGGTCATGCTGCCGGTGGTCACCGCGCTCAGCCCGCGCGAGACCCAGGTGCCGGTCTCGTGCCGGACGCCGGGGTGGTGCAGCGGCACGGCGTAGAGCCGGGGTGCGGTGTCGTCGTCGGCGGTCACGAGCGCGTGGCTGACCACCGTGGCGAGCGAGCACCAGGCCTTGGTCCCCTCGAGCCGTGGGCCGTCGCTCCCGGCGGTGGCGCGCAGCCCGGTGCCGGGGGCGCGGGCCGCGTAGACCCCGAAGCTGCTGGCGGCATCAACCCCCAGGACGCCCAGGTCGGGGTCGCCGGCCTGCGCCAGGACGGCCACCGCGTCCAGGTGCGGCTCCGCCGCCCGGGCTGCCGTGAGGTCGGCGGCTCCGAGGGTCGCGAGCGTGGCGAGGTAGCGCCACGGGTCCTGCGCCAGGCCGCGCGCGACCGGGGCGAGGTCCCGGGCCAGCGCCAGGGCGTCCGCGATGTCCGGGCCCGCCACAGGGACGTCACCGGTGGCCCACTCGGCGGCCCGCCACGCGCCGGTCACGGGGCGTCCCGCCGCTCGGAGGTCAGGACGTAGCCGCGCTCGGCGTCCACGGTGACCAGCCCGAGGTCCTCGAAGGCGTCGAGCCACCCCCGCATCGGCCACCATCCCCAGCGGGCCGCGAACCGTGCCCCGTTCTCGACGATGTCGCGCACGTGGCGGACCGGCAGGCCGCCGTCGCCGTGGTCCTGGTGGTAGGCGGTCGCTCCGCCCAGCCACAGCAGCGCACCGTAGGCGGCCTCGAGACGCTGCCCGAAGTCGGTGTCCTCGGCGCCGTAGCCGACGTAGCCCTCGTCGAAACCGCCGATGCGGGCCCAGTCCTGGGCCGTGACCGCGAAGCACAGCGACCAGAAGAGGCGCGTGTCGTGGCTGCGCTGCACCGCCCCGGCCGGCAGCGCGGGCCGGGCCCGGTGCGGGGCCGACCCGGCGTCGAGCGCGGCCCAGCTACGGGCGTCCTCCGCGACCGCGGTCGTCGGGGCGTCGAGGTAGCGCACCTCCCCGCACGCGACGACCGGGAAGCCCACGTGCCGGCCGAGCCGGGGCGCCAGGACCTCGGTGTAGCGGGCGACGAGGTCGGGCCCCGGGATGCAGTCGACGTCGAGCAGGACGACGACCTCGGCGCCCCGCTCGAGGGCGGCCGCGACGCCGACGTTGCGGGCGCGGGCGAGGGGGAGACGCCCGCCCGCGACCGGCACCGGCACGACGTGGTCCTCGAGGGCGGCGACCGGGGTGTCGGCCAGGACGGCGGTGAGGCCCGGGTCGTCCATGGCGACGACGACGTGCAGGTCGGGCACCCGGGTCTGGCGCGCCAGCCCCCAGCGCTGGCCGCGTAGGTGGTCGTGCCGGCCGTGGGCGATGGTGACGACGGCGACGCGCGGGGTCCCGTCGGGCAGCCCGGTCATCGCGCGGCCAGCCCGGACGCGAGGTCGTCGAGCCGGGCCGCCAGGTCGGCGGCGGCCGTCCCGGTGCTCCACCGCTCCCAGCCGCTGCCTCCGAGGCGGCGCGCCCGGTCGAGCAGCCCCGGCCAGCGCTGCGCCTCCGGCCAGGTGTCGAGCCCGACCGCCACGTCCATCCGGGTCAGCGCGGCCGCGGTGGCCTCCTGCTCGCCGAAGGGCCGGGGCTGGGCGACCACCACGGCCGGCCGGCGGGCGGCGGCCACCTCGGCGACGGCGTTCTGCCCGCCATGGGTGACCACGACATCGGCGTCGAGCAGGGCGTCCCAGAGGAGGGACTCGGGCAGCGCGGGCGACCACTCGACCCACTCCCAGCCCGGGGTGGCGGCCCGGGCGGCGGCCACCTGCCCCACCGTGGTGGCGCGGCCGCCGGCTCCCCAGAGCAGCAGCACGCGCGGCCGGGGGTGGGGGCGGGGCGCGCGCCGTCGGCGCCCGTCGAAGCGGCTCAGCGCGCCGACCGCCCAGGTCTTGTCGGTCCAGGCCTGTGGCCAGCCGTGCCCGTGGGCACCCGCCGGCCAGGGCGCCAGCAGGGCCTCGGCCAGGTCGTGGGCCAGGGCGTGGGCCGGGTCGGTGCGCTCACCCGGGAGGGCGGCCACGACCACGGGGACCCCGCACAGGCGGGCCAGCAGCGCGACCTCGACCGAGACGTCGACCACCAGCAGGTCCGGGCGGCAGCGCACGGCCCACTCGGCCACGGTGGCGGCACGGGCGGCCAGCCCGGCGTCGTGGCGCGGCGCCCAGTGCAGGGTGCCGTGGGCGGTGACGTCGGCGGGCTCCGGCGAGTGGTCGTCGCGCTCCAGGACCACCCACTCCCCCCGCCAGTCGCCGGGCGGCGGGGCGGACCCCAGCCCGGTCACGGGCCGGCCGCGCAGGGTCAGCTGCCGGGCCACGGCGGCCGCGCGGGTCCCGTGCCCGCGGCCCACGTGGTGCACGTACCAACCGATCATGCGACCAGCCCCGGCGTGAGGACCTCGTAGTGCGCGAGGTACTCCGACACCATCCGGTCGACAGAGCACTCACGGACGGCACGGTCGCGGCACGCCCCACGGTCGAGCAGCCCCGCCGCCCCGACCGCCGCCGCCAGCCCCGCCACGAGAGCGTCGTCGTCGGGCGCGTCGGGGTCGGGGTCGACCAGCACGCCGGTCGCGGCGTCCAGCACCTCGGGCAGGCCGCCGCGCGCGATCGCCACGACGGGGGTGCCGCAGGCCAGCGACTCGGCCGCCACGAGGCCGTAGGGCTCCTCCCAGGCGGGGGTCACGAGGGTGACGGCGCTGCTGCCGAAGAGCGCGGCCAGCCCCGCGGTGCCCAGGTGGCCGACGTACTCGGCGTCGGGGCCGAGCAGGGGGGCCACGTGCGACGCGAAGTACGCGGGGTCGCCCACGGGCCCGGCCAGGCGCAGGCGGCGCCCGGCGGCGCGGGCTGCGGCGATGGCCAGGTGCGGCGCCTTCTCGGGGACGATCCGGCCGGCCCACGCCAGGTCGGGGCCGCCCGGGCCCGGGGTCCAGCGGCGCACGTCGACACCGTTGGGCACGACGTCCACCTCGGTGACGTGCCGCCAGGCGGCGGCCGTGTGCTCGCTGACCGCGACGTGGTGCAGCCCCGCGCCCGGGACGCTGCGGGCGATGGCGATGGCGGGCTCGAGCCACGGGGTCGGCGGGGTGTGCAGGGTCGTCAGGACCGCCGAGGGGACCGAGCCGGCCATCGCGACCGGCAGGTGGTGGAGGCTGTTGTTGTGCACGACGTCGACGTCGTCGCGCCGCTGCAGGTGCAGCATCACCTGGAGGTAGGCGTGGTGCTCGCGCAGCCAGCTCTCGGGCACCATGCTCACGTCGGCCCGGGCCGCGTCGCTGAGCCGCAGGGGACTGGTACCGAGCATCCGGGCGTCGAGGGCGGGGTCGCTGCCCTCGCCGGCGAAGACGGTGACGTCGACCCCCCGGCCGCGCAGGCCGTGCACCAGGTGCCAGGTCAGCGACTCCAGGCCTCCGGCGAAGGGCTCGGCGATGGGGTGCCGGGCGGCCGCCAGGATGACGATGTGCACGCGTGTTCTCCTCGGTCCGTGGGGGGACGGCGGCGCGGGTGCGCCCGCACCCGTCGACCCGTCGAGCGAGCCCCCGAACCGGCCGCCGGCTCGACGGGGGGTCACGGAGCCGCGCGGCGCTGCGCCGGGGCGTCCGTGGATGGGCTCACCGCGGACACCTCGCTGTCTCCCAGTACCCCGCCGGGGCGCGGCCAACCCTCCCCGGGGCCGCGGGTTCCCAGCCGCTCCGGAGCGGTCGCGACCGGTCAGTCCTGGGCCGTCGCTGCCGTGAGCCCGCGGGCCGGCACCGGCTGGGAGAGGTGGGCGGCCACGAACTCGACGAGCGGGACGGGCCGGCCGATGTAGTAGCCCTGGGCATAGTCGACGCCCAGCTCGCGCACCAGCTCGAACACGGTGCGGTCCGTCACGAACTCGGCCACCGTGCCCTTGCCGAGGTTGCGCGCGACGTCGATGATCGAGCGCAGCAGCTGGCGGTCCATCGGCGAGCGGTGGGCGTCGGTGACGAACTCGCCGTCGATCTTCACGTAGTCGAAGACCAGGTGCTTGAGGTAGTAGAAGGAGCCGTAGCCGGCGCCGAAGTCGTCGAGCGCGAAGAGGGTGCCGAGGTTGCGCAGCCGTTCGCCGAAGCCCCGCGCGGCCGCCACGTCACGGACGGCGGCGGTCTCGGTGACCTCCAGGACCAGCGTGCTGGGAGCGACGCCGTACTCCTCGAGGGCCGCCACGAGGGCGGCCTCGACGTCCGGGTGCCCGATGGACTGGGCCGAGATGTTGACCTCGAGGACGAACTCGGGGTCACGGCGCTGCAGGTCGGCCAGCATCGCGATGGAGTGCCGCAGCACCCACGAGTCCAGCGCCGGGGCCAGCCCGGTCAGCTCGGCCACGTAGACGAACCGCCCCGGCGGGATGAGGGTGCCGTCGTCGTCGCGCAGCCGCACCAGGCTCTCGGCCTGGGTCACCCGGCCCTGGGCCACGTCGAGGATCGGCTGCAGGTGCAGCTCGAACAGGTCGTTCTCGATGGCGTGCTCGATGCGCGAGCGCCACTCCATCCGGGCACCCAGGCGCGGGGTCCGGTGCGCCTCGGACGTCAGCAGCACGTAGCCGTCGCGCCCGGCGTCCTTCGCGTCGTACATCAGCATGTCGGCCAGGGCGAGCACGTCGCCCTGGCGGGCGGCCGCGGCCACGAAGGTGAGCACGCCGATGCTGGCGGTCACCCGGCGGTGCACCCCGTCGAGGGAGGCGCAGTGCTCGCGGATCTGCTCGACGAGGTGGGCCGCGACCGTCTCGGCGCTGGCGTCGTCGGCCTCCGGCAGGAGCACGGCGAACTCGTCCCCGCCCAGCCGCGCCACGAGGTCGGACTGGCGGACACCGTCGCGCAGGATCGCGCCGGTGGTGGCGATCAGGTGGTCACCGGCGGCGTGCCCGAGGGTGTCGTTGACCTCCTTGAAGTGGTCCAGGTCGATCAGGAGCAGGGCGCCGCGGGGCCCGTAACGCGCGCAGACGGCCTGGTGCTGCGACAGGGACTCCTCGAACCGCCGCCGGTTGGGGAGCCCCGTGAGGACGTCGTGGTCGGCGAGGAAGCTGAGCCGCTCCTCGTAGCGTCGCCGTTCGGAGACGTCGACCACGTTGATGAGGATCTCGTCACCGTCGAGGTGGTCGGTGACGTGCCGGCTGCTGGTCGCGATCGTCATGGGCAGGCCAGAAGGACCGTCGGGCACGGTCCACTCGCTCTCGACGAGCTCCCCGGCCGCCCGCACCGTGTCGTCGAGGTACCGGCGGGCCTCCTTCTCCAGCCCGGGGGCCAGCGCCCACACCGGGGCACCGAGGCAGTCGTCCTCGGTGCGGCCGAACATGGTGGCGAAGGCCCGGTTGGCCTGCTGGATGTGGCCGGTCGCATCGACGACGACCACGCCGTGCGGAGCGTCCGAGATGAGTCGGTCCGACCGCGTCCGCGCCCGGCGGAGCCGCTGGACGTGCTCGTGCTCCTCCGTCACGTCCTGCCACACCAGGACGGCGCGGTCGGGCTCCCCGTCGGCGCCGTTGTGCAGCGGCAGGGCGTCGACCGAGACGATCCGTTCGCGCCCGGCGTCGTCCTCGCTGATGATGCGCTCCCCGGAGACGTGCTCGCCGAGCAGGGCGCGCACCGAGGGGCGCTCGTCGTGCGCCAGCGTCCGGCCCTGGAGGCTGCGCTTGAGGAGCCGGTGCTCGAGCGGGGTCTGGCCCGGAGCCACCGCGACGGGCCCGTGCAGCCAGGTCGCCCCGGCCAGGTTGTGCATGCCGAGCGAGCCGTTGCGCTCGACGACGAAGAGCCCCACGGGGAGGGCCTCGACCAGGATGCGGAGGTCCTCGACCGCGTCCTCGGCCTCGCGGCGGGCGAGGGCCTGGGCGGCCAGGCTGTCGCCCAGCTGCGCGCGCACGGTGGCGAGCACGAGCGCGAGGAAGGCGGCCAGCATCATGAAGGCCTGGAGCACCAGGCCGCGGTCGGCCGGGTCGGTGATGCTCGCCAGGGCCCCGCCGGCGCCGGTGCGCACGAGGACGAGGGCGCCGGTGGCCACCAGGGCGCCCTCGAGCGCGGCGAGCGGGATGGGCAGGCGCAGGCCGGCCCACACCACGAGGGCCAGTGGCACGAAGGCCAGGGGCAGCTGCTGGGCGGGGCCGAACACCCACACCAGGGTGACGACCGTGAGGACCACGAGGACGGCGCCCTCGGCCAGCTGGGCGCGGCGGGGCCGCTCGAAACGCTCGGAGCCGAGCAGCGACGGGCCGACGACGAGCACGACGGCGGCCAGGTTGCGCAGCCACCAGGCGACCCCGGTCGACCAGGTGACGTCGGCGGTGGTGGCGGTGAGCGCGAGCATCCCGACGAGGGCGCTCACGGCGACGCCGAGCGCGCAGGCCCCGAGGAAGCGGTAGAGCTCGGAGATGCGCCGGACGCCGGCGGACAGCGGTCCGGGCTCGCCCCGCTGCCCGCCCCCCAGCAGCAGCCAGGTGGCGACAGAGATGGTGACGTTGGCGACGCCGAGGCCGGCGGCCGCCACCGGCGGTACCCCGGTGAGGCCGTTGCCGACGGCCGCCACCACGGTGATCACGGTGGCCGCGAGAGCGACCTCCCGGCGGGCACGCGCGCGCAGCACCCAGAGCAGGCCGACCCCGGACGCCGGCCAGACGAGGGCCAGCTCGGTCCCGGGCAGCACGGTGAGCCGCCCCAGGAAGATGGACAGCACCAGCACCGCCGTGAACACAGCGGTGCGGCGACGCATGGGACTCCTCGGGCACAGTCGGGACACCCCTGCCCTGCGCCCAGCATCGGCCACCCCACGGGGCGTTGTCATCTCCAGGCGCCCCGATCCCCGACATCGGCGGCCGATCGTGGCTGATCAGCGCGGGGGCCATCCACCGAACGGGGGATGAGGGCTCGGGGCTCCCTCGTCGTTATCGTGGACGGATGACCTCCTACGGACGCATGCCGGTGACGTGTCCCGTGTGCGGGGCGGCGGTCCATCCGAACTACAGTGCCTGCCCGGCGTGCGGTGCCGCCCTGGTCGCGGGCGAGCCGTCGCTGTACGACGAGCTCCTCCCCCCGGGTGACGACACGGGGGTCCGCTACGACGAGCGCGGCGTGCCTTACGACCGCGGGGCGGGGTACGACGACGACCTCGCCGACGACGAGCGCGGCGTCCCCTCGGGGGGCGCGGGGGCGGCGCACGCGCCCGACGACCGGCGTCGGCGCGGCGGCGTGCTGGGCCCGGTGGTGCTGCTGGCGGGCGTGGTCGTCCTGGCCCTGCTGGTCTGGTGGCTCCTGCCGGGGGGCGGCAGCGACGACACCACGGTCGCGAGCGGCCCGAGCGCCTCGGCGACGCCGTCCGGTGAGGGCGCCTCGCAGACCCCCACGGGGACACCGTCGGCGGCGACGTCGGGACCGTCCGGCGTGCCCACGGCGCCGGGCTCGCCCACCGCCATCCAGATGGCCGCCGGCTCCACCAGCTGCGGCGACACCGGCTCGGGGGCGCTCGCCTGGAGCGGCAACGACGTCACGAGCTGCGAGTTCGCGCTTGAGACCGCGACGGCCCTGGCGTCGGCCCGCGCGACCCTGCCGGCCACGGTCACCGCCACTTCGCCGGTGACCAAGAAGGACTACACGATGGCGTGCGAGAACACCACGCCCGTGCGGTGCACCGGCGGCAACAACGCCGTGGTGTACGTGCAGCTGCCGGGGTAGCGGTCGTAGGTCGTCCGTGGCGCTATCTCGAGCCCGGACAGGCCTCTGCTGGGGCCGCGGCCTCAGTCGATGATCTCGTCGGGGACCCGGGTCCGCGGTGCGGGCACGTCGGCGCCCTCCTGCGTGAACGACGAGACCACGTAGGCGTTGCCGTCCATCAGGGCGCGCACGACCGCGTCGACCCACGGCTCCGGCATCCCCACGACCCCGATCTCGGCCAGCCCGCGCTCGAGCCGCTGGGCCACCGGCTCCGGGTCGTCGTACGGGCCGGCCTCGGCCAGGCGGTCGACGACCTCCTGCACGGCGAGGTCGTGGGCCCGGCGCTGGGCCAGACGGTCTTCGTCGCTCGTCTCCATGTGGCTCCTCTCGGGGTGCGGGCCGGATGCCCCGACCCCTTCGACCTTACGTCCGTCCCGCCCGCCCGAGCCGGGCGGGCGCGGATCCGGCGCCTCCCCCGCCCAAGGTTCGGCAGCCCCGGCGACCCCTCTTGCCCCGGGGCGACGTCGTGTGGTTGCGTGGCCGCACCGTCCCCGCCGCTCGGCGAGGCAGCCACAGCGAGGTGGTCCCTGATGGGTTCGACGTACGACTACGTGATCGTGGGGGCGGGGTCCGCCGGGGCCGTCGTCGCCGCCCGGCTGACCGAGGACCCGGACGTGCGCGTCTGCCTCCTCGAGGCCGGTGGCCCTCCCCCGCCGGCCGAGCTGATGCCGGCCGCGGTCGCGAGCCTGCAGAACGACCCGAGCACCGACTGGATGTTCACCGGTGACGCCGGCGGCGTGGGCAAGGGCCTGGTCGGCGGCCGGATGATGGTGCCGCGGGGCAAGATGCTCGGCGGGTCGTCGGGTATCAACTACATGGCGTACGTGCGCGGTCACCCCGGCGACTTCGACGCCTGGGCCGAGGGCGGCGCCGAGGGTTGGTCCTACGCCGAGGTGCTGCCGTACTTCCTCAAGGCCGAGGGCTTCGTGCACAGCACCGAGCTGCACCCCGACCTCGAGGCGCACGCCGACGACGGCCCCGTGGGGGTCTCGGTCCGCGAGCCGATCCTGCCCGCGTCCACCCAGTTCGTCGACGCCGCCGGCGCCACCGGCATGAAGCAGGGCGACTACAACGGCGCCGACCGCCGCGAGGCATCGGGGGTGGCCTCGCTCTTCCAGACCACGACCAAGGACGGCAAGCGCAGCTCGACCTTCCACGCCTACCTCGAGCCGGTGATGGACCGCGAGAACCTCACCGTGGTCACCGGGGCGCTCGTCGAGCGCATCGTGCTCGAGGGGGCCGGTGGCGACGTGCGCGCGACGGGCGTCGCCTACCGCACCGACGACGGCGGCCACGCGGAGGTGTCGGCCGGTACCGAGGTCGTGCTGTGCGCCGGGGCGATCGGCTCGCCCCACGTGCTCCTGCTGTCGGGCGTCGGCGCCCGTGACGAGCTCGCGGCCGCCGGGGTCGAGTGCGTCGTCGACCTGCCCGACGTGGGCCGCCACCTCAAGGACCACCTGCACACGCCGCTGATGTTCGCGGCCGACGGCATCGGCGAGACGATGACCGAGGTGGCCATGTCGCTCGGGCCCGACGCCCTGCGCGCGCCCGCCGGCCCGCTGCCGGCCGACCCGGCCGACGACGTCGACCTGCCCGAGCCGCTGGCCGCCGCCAAGGCCGAGGCCGAGCGGCGCCTCGGCGAGTGGTTCACCACCGGCAAGGGGCTCGCGTCCTCCTCGCTCTACGACGCGGTCGCGTTTTTCTCCACCGGTCTCGGCGACGCGCACACCCACGACGCGCAGATCGGCTTCCTGGCGTGCGGCTACACCCCGGGCATCTGGGAGGCCGTGTTCCGCATCCCGCCCACCGCGTTCTTCGAGGACCCCGACGCCTTCCTCGACCCCACCAAGGCGCAGGTCGTCATCCTGCCCAACCCGGTGCAGCCGCACTCCGAGGGCACCGTCACGCTGGCCTCGGCAGACGCCGCGGTGCCGCCGCGCATCGACCTGAACTACTTCGACGACCCCCACGACGTCCGGGTGATGGTGGCGGTGATGCGCAAGGCCCTCGAGATCGCCGCTGCGTGGCCCGGCGGCGGCCTCGGCGACCCGGTGGTGCCGCCGCACCTGGCGCAGGCGCACGGATGGGAGCCGGGCACCGAGCCCAGCGACGCCCTGCTCGAGGACATGGCGCGGCACTACGCGCTGACGGTCTACCACGAGACCTCGACCTGCCGGATCGGCGACGTGGTCGACCCCCAGCTGCGGGTGCGCGGCATCGACCGCCTGCGGGTGGCCGACGCCAGCGTGATGCCCAACGTGGTCAGCGGCAACACCAACGCCGCCACCATCATGATCGGCGAGAAGGCCGCCGAGATGATCGCGAGCGAGCACGGGGTCCGCCTGCACCGCATCGTCGGCTGACCCCCCCGGCACCGGGCGGCCGCCCCTCCCCCACGGGAGGGGCGGCCGCCGTGCTGGGTGCGGGGCGGTCAGCCGGCGGAGATCTCCTCCAGGCGGCGGGCGATGGCGGCGAGGGACTCCTCGAGGCCCTGCTGCACGTCGGGGATGTCATGGACGGTCGTGATGCTCAGCTCGATGGTGGTTCCGTCGGCGCCCTCGGTGAGCTCGAGGCCACCGCGGTAGTCACTCTCGGGGGAACCCCACGAGATGGCGTGGGCGTCGTCGTCGTGGGTGAACCAGGCGTCGGACGTCACGGGCTCGTCGCTGCCGTCCCGGTCGGCGTCGACGACCGCGGTCGTGCGCACGAGCTCCGGCTCGACCAGCTCGGCCTTCGTGACGCGGGGGAAGTAGTGCGGCAGGTTCGTGGGGTCCTTGACGAAGTCGTAGGTGTCCCCGACGTGCTGCGTGACGGTGGTGCTGGCGGTGTAGGTGGTCATGACGGTCTCCTGCCCTCGGGTGGCTCGTGGTCCGACGGTAGGTGCAGGTCAGGGCGGGCGGGGCCGGCGTGACGCGCACATCGCGCCGCTGTCTCGGTCGGCCCCGCAGGGGGCGGCCCGGGCGGCGCGGGCGGTACCCTGGCCCCAGACGGCCCGCCCCGACGGGCCGTTCGGCGTCGAGCAGCGGCGTGACTCCCGTGTCACCCCTCCCGACCGTCAGGCCCAGCCGTGCCCCCCTCGTCCCGCTTCAGCGTCCTCCCCTTCCCCCGGTGGTCCACCACCACCGCCGGCGGGAGTCGTGTCTCCTGCACGGCCTGCTGCCTGCCGCTTCCGCTCGGCTGCCTGACCACCGTCGTGGCGGTGGCCGTCCCCGCCGCTGTCGCCCTGCTCCGCCGCCACGGCCCCCGCGGGTGACGACGCCGACCGGTCCGCAGGGCCCCCTGGCCGGGCCGGCGGTCGTCCTTGTCCCCGGTCTGGGGCTCGACCAGCGCAGCTGGGCCCAGGTGCGCCGCATCCTCGGCCCGTCCGCCTCGGTCGTCACCCTGCCCTCGATGGGGCGCCGCGGGCCCCGGGGCACCGACCTCCACGTCGAGGCCCAGGCCGCGCGGGTCCTCGACGCGCTCCCCGCCACGGGTGAGGCGGTGTTGGTCGGCCACTCGGCGAGCGCCCCGGTGGTCGTCGAGGCCGCGGCCCGATCGCCCCGCGTCGTGGGGCTGGTGCTTGTGGGCCCGGTCACCGACCCGGGGGCGCGCACCTGGCCGGGCATCCTGCGGCAGTGGGCGGGCACCGTCGTGCACGAGCGTGTCTGGGAGACGCTGGCCCTCACGCCGCAGTACCGGGCCACCGGGCTGTCGAGCATGCTGCGGGGCATGAACCGGATCCGCTTCTACCGCACCGAGGTCGGCCTGGCGGCAGCGTCGGTGCCCACGCTCGTCGTGCGCGGTGAGAACGACCGGATCGCCCCCGGGCCGTGGTGCGAGCGGCTGGCAGCGGCGGCCGGCACCCCCCTCACCACCGTGCCCGGTGCCGCGCACATGGTGCCGCTCACCCACCCCGCGGCGGTCGTGGCGGCGGTCCGACGGCTGGAGGCCCTGCGGCGCTGAGCCGGAGGGGCCGGCCGTCCGTGCCCGGCCCTGCCGGCCTGGTGCATTGCCGGGCCCGGGCGGGGGTAGGACAGTGGGAGCATCG
Proteins encoded in this window:
- a CDS encoding alpha/beta fold hydrolase, whose protein sequence is MTTPTGPQGPLAGPAVVLVPGLGLDQRSWAQVRRILGPSASVVTLPSMGRRGPRGTDLHVEAQAARVLDALPATGEAVLVGHSASAPVVVEAAARSPRVVGLVLVGPVTDPGARTWPGILRQWAGTVVHERVWETLALTPQYRATGLSSMLRGMNRIRFYRTEVGLAAASVPTLVVRGENDRIAPGPWCERLAAAAGTPLTTVPGAAHMVPLTHPAAVVAAVRRLEALRR